One genomic region from Thunnus maccoyii chromosome 16, fThuMac1.1, whole genome shotgun sequence encodes:
- the ppp2r3a gene encoding serine/threonine-protein phosphatase 2A regulatory subunit B'' subunit alpha isoform X3 yields MVQSKSEKKPGTPPPAPAPATASPAPTPRSPSPPPTPVIVTPPPPAINIPRFYYPRGLPALGLVPNHDAAIAAIETAFTEFEEEKADIYEMGKIAKACACPLYWKAPMFYAAGGERTGFVSVHSFIATWRKLLHSCHDDAARFIYLLAKPGCNYLEQEDFIPLLQDIVDTHPGLTFLKDAPEFHSRYITTVIQRIFYVVNRSWTGRITMMELRRSNFLQTLALLEEEDDINQITDYFSYEHFYVIYCKFWELDTDHDLYIDPKDLARYNDHASSNRIIERLFSGAVTRGNAVQREGRMSYAEFVWFLISEEDKKNPTSVEYWFRCMDVDGDGVLSMFELEYFYEEQCERMERMGIEPLPFQDLLCQMLDLVKPESSGKITLGDLKRCRMAHIFFDTFFNLEKYLDHEQRDPFAVQKDIDSEGPEPSDWDKYASEEYEILVAEETANEQLHEGSFDDDYESEELQVPGEIGNKMEKLVISDLSA; encoded by the exons ATG GTCCAGTCCAAATCAGAGAAGAAACCAGGCACACCCCCACCAGCCCCTGCCCCGGCCACAGCCTCGCCTGCCCCCACACCGCGCTCACCCAGCCCTCCTCCGACTCCGGTGATAgtcacccctcctccccctgccATCAACATTCCCAGGTTCTACTACCCCCGTGGGCTCCCTGCCCTGGGCCTGGTCCCCAATCACGATGCAGCAATTGCTGCCATTGAGACGGCCTTCACTGAGTTTGAGGAGGAGAAGGCTGACATATATGAAATGGGCAAGATCGCAAAG GCATGCGCGTGTCCACTTTACTGGAAGGCCCCAATGTTCTACGCAGCAGGTGGTGAGAGGACTGGCTTTGTATCTGTTCACTCCTTCATCGCAACCTGGAGGAA gTTGTTGCACAGTTGCCACGATGATGCAGCAAGATTTATTTACTTGCTAGCCAAACCTGGTTGTAACTACTTGGAGCAAGAGGACTTCATTCCTCTGCTGCAG GACATAGTGGATACACACCCTGGACTCACATTTCTGAAGGATGCACCTGAATTCCATTCCCGCTACATCACAACG GTGATCCAACGGATATTCTACGTGGTGAACCGTTCGTGGACGGGCCGTATCACCATGATGGAGCTGCGCAGGAGCAACTTCCTGCAGACCCTGGCCCTGCTAGAGGAGGAGGACGATATCAACCAGATCACAGATTACTTCTCCTACGAACACTTCTACGTCATCTACTGCAAGTTCTGGGAGCTGGACACCGACCATGACCTCTACATCGACCCAAAAGACCTGGCAAGATACAACGACCACG CCTCGTCAAACAGAATTATCGAGAGATTGTTTTCAGGGGCTGTTACTCG GGGTAACGCTGTGCAGAGGGAAGGCAGGATGAGCTACGCTGAATTTGTGTGGTTCCTCATATCTGAGGAAGACAAGAAAAATCCCACCAG TGTAGAGTATTGGTTCCGCTGCATGGACGTTGATGGCGATGGCGTCCTGTCTATGTTTGAGTTGGAGTATTTCTATGAAGAACAGTGTGAGAGAATGGAACGGATGGGCATTGAACCTCTGCCCTTTCAAGATTTGCTTTGCCAGATGCTTGACCTGGTCAAACCTGAGAGCTCAG GTAAGATAACCCTGGGTGATTTGAAGCGCTGCCGAATGGCCCACATATTCTTTGACACCTTCTTCAACCTGGAGAAATACCTGGACCATGAACAGAGAGATCCATTTGCTGTGCAAAAG GACATTGACAGTGAAGGTCCAGAGCCATCTGACTGGGATAAATATGCCTCAGAGGAGTATGAGATACTGGTGGCGGAGGAGACTGCAAATGAACAGCTCCATGAGGG GTCATTTGATGACGACTATGAATCTGAGGAGCTTCAAGTCCCTGGAGAGATTgggaataaaatggaaaaactggTCATATCAGACCTGTCAGCATAA
- the ppp2r3a gene encoding serine/threonine-protein phosphatase 2A regulatory subunit B'' subunit alpha isoform X2: protein MMIKETSLRRDPDLRGELAFLARGCDFVLPSRFKKRLKSFQQQQVQSKSEKKPGTPPPAPAPATASPAPTPRSPSPPPTPVIVTPPPPAINIPRFYYPRGLPALGLVPNHDAAIAAIETAFTEFEEEKADIYEMGKIAKACACPLYWKAPMFYAAGGERTGFVSVHSFIATWRKLLHSCHDDAARFIYLLAKPGCNYLEQEDFIPLLQDIVDTHPGLTFLKDAPEFHSRYITTVIQRIFYVVNRSWTGRITMMELRRSNFLQTLALLEEEDDINQITDYFSYEHFYVIYCKFWELDTDHDLYIDPKDLARYNDHASSNRIIERLFSGAVTRGNAVQREGRMSYAEFVWFLISEEDKKNPTSVEYWFRCMDVDGDGVLSMFELEYFYEEQCERMERMGIEPLPFQDLLCQMLDLVKPESSGKITLGDLKRCRMAHIFFDTFFNLEKYLDHEQRDPFAVQKDIDSEGPEPSDWDKYASEEYEILVAEETANEQLHEGSFDDDYESEELQVPGEIGNKMEKLVISDLSA from the exons ATGATGATCAAGGAGACGTCATTACGCCGGGACCCTGACCTGAGGGGAGAGCTGGCCTTTCTGGCCAGGGGGTGTGACTTTGTCCTCCCATCACGCTTCAAGAAGAGACTCAAATCCTTCCAGCAGCAACAG GTCCAGTCCAAATCAGAGAAGAAACCAGGCACACCCCCACCAGCCCCTGCCCCGGCCACAGCCTCGCCTGCCCCCACACCGCGCTCACCCAGCCCTCCTCCGACTCCGGTGATAgtcacccctcctccccctgccATCAACATTCCCAGGTTCTACTACCCCCGTGGGCTCCCTGCCCTGGGCCTGGTCCCCAATCACGATGCAGCAATTGCTGCCATTGAGACGGCCTTCACTGAGTTTGAGGAGGAGAAGGCTGACATATATGAAATGGGCAAGATCGCAAAG GCATGCGCGTGTCCACTTTACTGGAAGGCCCCAATGTTCTACGCAGCAGGTGGTGAGAGGACTGGCTTTGTATCTGTTCACTCCTTCATCGCAACCTGGAGGAA gTTGTTGCACAGTTGCCACGATGATGCAGCAAGATTTATTTACTTGCTAGCCAAACCTGGTTGTAACTACTTGGAGCAAGAGGACTTCATTCCTCTGCTGCAG GACATAGTGGATACACACCCTGGACTCACATTTCTGAAGGATGCACCTGAATTCCATTCCCGCTACATCACAACG GTGATCCAACGGATATTCTACGTGGTGAACCGTTCGTGGACGGGCCGTATCACCATGATGGAGCTGCGCAGGAGCAACTTCCTGCAGACCCTGGCCCTGCTAGAGGAGGAGGACGATATCAACCAGATCACAGATTACTTCTCCTACGAACACTTCTACGTCATCTACTGCAAGTTCTGGGAGCTGGACACCGACCATGACCTCTACATCGACCCAAAAGACCTGGCAAGATACAACGACCACG CCTCGTCAAACAGAATTATCGAGAGATTGTTTTCAGGGGCTGTTACTCG GGGTAACGCTGTGCAGAGGGAAGGCAGGATGAGCTACGCTGAATTTGTGTGGTTCCTCATATCTGAGGAAGACAAGAAAAATCCCACCAG TGTAGAGTATTGGTTCCGCTGCATGGACGTTGATGGCGATGGCGTCCTGTCTATGTTTGAGTTGGAGTATTTCTATGAAGAACAGTGTGAGAGAATGGAACGGATGGGCATTGAACCTCTGCCCTTTCAAGATTTGCTTTGCCAGATGCTTGACCTGGTCAAACCTGAGAGCTCAG GTAAGATAACCCTGGGTGATTTGAAGCGCTGCCGAATGGCCCACATATTCTTTGACACCTTCTTCAACCTGGAGAAATACCTGGACCATGAACAGAGAGATCCATTTGCTGTGCAAAAG GACATTGACAGTGAAGGTCCAGAGCCATCTGACTGGGATAAATATGCCTCAGAGGAGTATGAGATACTGGTGGCGGAGGAGACTGCAAATGAACAGCTCCATGAGGG GTCATTTGATGACGACTATGAATCTGAGGAGCTTCAAGTCCCTGGAGAGATTgggaataaaatggaaaaactggTCATATCAGACCTGTCAGCATAA
- the ppp2r3a gene encoding serine/threonine-protein phosphatase 2A regulatory subunit B'' subunit alpha isoform X1 — protein MAAAYRVVVSSVSCYNSVVVDRRTHSHAVHYCSGPCGALSQGLDCTVAHHGTCSELLVSPDPAYTDPNSSPIHSRNIITQQLPNHGKMSVTMETSYNGGVGLERAGSSGNLSLGEDSPTWRGKKTPSWGGSTGNLTSSSSLKDITEEAINLASGKLKEFSFDKLRLSSSSHVTFRKGRKVRPDSFSRRSTDLEIIYGHFSSNITTNGTANGMTNGTATSNDENLPPFVLGKGTGMEETKLKGNSGTLSSITKVGSGSTSSLSSISSASLDQSLSTMASLYRNTLGDENLIARLLEKTCAEAGSGGAGGEDIRACLDILLKCSEDLKKCTDIIKQCIRRKAGGGPEDGGASPDSVYRAMMTRLSSYLKRLPLELEGIGILGGSGQGGQGAPGSGHSDLAELLNNLHSLQQGPFSPIFGNEQPPRYEDVVHSPPIPKTVTHSASSTPASVSSSSSSLKSDSIHTKPVLSSSSRATPLTNGLQHPHPSITQHTLSPPSVICSQSSSSPTHSPSPHHTSPTPPYTHTPPASPMEALYIEEEEADVGKTPEQIAHQTNTPTRGLTISQNKNGTMLSQHMHTLHNSSNSLPTSTGHSPSWPPSAPLAVSAPKAVTHRNDDIDKLLLDLENLSQSMSHPRDTEPPLPAKTRKREGGQGITSNEALTQPKMAQFQIQKPASHLAMNGSTSRVHQGLTPPQGENSDAVVGEEEDGALLLRILESIESFAQELVDSGAGSTGSAERNSGKEREVMRLLQDTLATTGRADTPVESTNTPAAPNAPSIHITTVPDIPPKHSLAHTPVASPAPTPVPAVTEDVCMATSEPAPKPTPDAAPKSLPAPIPEPTTEATDKATEASTGEAHPESIPAPVTPAPAILHSSTHSAEPTPVAAPETPTPVAIPTINAIRDAAITVGDPAAVRDTGSTLLIQQTPEVIRVQSKSEKKPGTPPPAPAPATASPAPTPRSPSPPPTPVIVTPPPPAINIPRFYYPRGLPALGLVPNHDAAIAAIETAFTEFEEEKADIYEMGKIAKACACPLYWKAPMFYAAGGERTGFVSVHSFIATWRKLLHSCHDDAARFIYLLAKPGCNYLEQEDFIPLLQDIVDTHPGLTFLKDAPEFHSRYITTVIQRIFYVVNRSWTGRITMMELRRSNFLQTLALLEEEDDINQITDYFSYEHFYVIYCKFWELDTDHDLYIDPKDLARYNDHASSNRIIERLFSGAVTRGNAVQREGRMSYAEFVWFLISEEDKKNPTSVEYWFRCMDVDGDGVLSMFELEYFYEEQCERMERMGIEPLPFQDLLCQMLDLVKPESSGKITLGDLKRCRMAHIFFDTFFNLEKYLDHEQRDPFAVQKDIDSEGPEPSDWDKYASEEYEILVAEETANEQLHEGSFDDDYESEELQVPGEIGNKMEKLVISDLSA, from the exons ATGGCAGCAGCCTATCGTGTAGTGGTGAGCAGTGTGAGCTGCTACAACAGTGTAGTAGTGGACCGGCGCACTCACTCCCACGCCGTGCACTACTGCTCGGGGCCATGTGGGGCGCTGTCCCAGGGACTAGACTGTACTGTCGCACACCACGGTACCTGCTCCGAGCTGCTTGTTTCGCCTGACCCTGCATATACTGACCCCAATAGCTCACCCATACACTCCCGGAATATTATCACTCAGCAACTTCCCAACCATGGTAAAATGAGTGTAACCATGGAGACTAGTTATAATGGTGGTGTTGGTCTTGAGAGGGCAGGCAGCAGCGGTAATTTGTCTTTAGGGGAGGACAGCCCCACGTGGCGTGGTAAAAAGACCCCCAGTTGGGGAGGATCAACTGGGAACCTGACCTCCTCTAGCAGTCTGAAGGACATCACTGAAGAGGCTATCAACCTGGCCAGTGGTAAGCTGAAAGAGTTTTCTTTTGACAAGCTccgcctctcctcctccagccaTGTCACCTTCAGGAAAGGTCGTAAGGTCCGTCCCGACTCTTTCAGCCGTCGCTCCACCGATCTGGAGATCATATACGGCCACTTCAGCTCCAACATCACCACTAACGGAACAGCTAATGGCATGACAAATGGCACAGCTACTTCTAATGATGAGAACCTGCCACCTTTTGTGCTAGGGAAAGGGACAGGGATGGAGGAAACAAAGCTAAAGGGCAATTCAGGCACCTTGTCATCCATCACAAAAGTGGGTAGTGGCTCAACAAGCAGCTTATCGAGCATCAGCAGTGCATCACTTGACCAAAGTCTGAGCACAATGGCCTCCCTGTACCGTAACACCCTGGGAGATGAGAACCTGATTGCCCGTCTGTTGGAGAAGACGTGTGCAGAGGCGGGCTCTGGGGGAGCGGGCGGGGAGGACATCCGCGCCTGCCTTGACATCCTACTTAAATGCTCTGAAGATCTAAAAAAATGCACTGACATCATCAAGCAGTGCATCAGACGCAAAGCTGGTGGAGGGCCTGAGGATGGAGGGGCCAGTCCTGACAGTGTGTACCGGGCCATGATGACCCGACTCAGCTCGTATCTGAAGAGACTTCCTCTGGAGCTGGAGGGGATTGGAATTTTGGGTGGCAGTGGGCAGGGGGGTCAGGGTGCGCCTGGAAGTGGGCATAGTGATCTGGCTGAGCTGCTAAACAATCTTCACTCCCTCCAGCAGGGACCGTTCTCTCCAATATTTGGCAATGAGCAACCTCCTCGCTATGAGGATGTAGTGCATTCACCTCCCATCCCAAAGACTGTTACTCACTCTGCATCTTCTACTCctgcttctgtttcatcttcctcctcatctttaAAATCAGACTCCATCCATACAAAACCAGTCCTGAGCTCTTCGTCCCGAGCCACTCCCCTCACCAATGGACTACAGCATCCACATCCTTCtatcacacaacacacactctctccccCGTCTGTCATCTGCTCTCAATCCAGCTCCTCTCCAACACACTCTCCGTCCCCTCACCATACATCTCCGACccctccatacacacacactcctccagcATCCCCCATGGAGGCTCTCTATAttgaggaggaagaggcagaTGTGGGAAAGACACCAGAACAAATAGCACATCAGACAAACACTCCAACCAGAGGGTTGACCATCTCTCAGAACAAAAACGGGACTATGTTAAgtcaacacatgcacacactccaTAACTCTTCAAATAGTTTGCCAACGAGCACTGGCCACAGCCCCTCTTGGCCTCCCTCTGCTCCACTAGCAGTCTCAGCACCCAAAGCTGTCACACATAGGAATGATGACATTGACAAGCTTCTGTTGGATTTGGAGAATCTGTCTCAGAGTATGAGCCACCCCAGAGACACTGAGCCCCCACTTCCAGCCAAGAccaggaaaagagagggaggccAGGGGATCACCTCCAATGAAGCTCTTACTCAGCCCAAAATGGCTCAGTTCCAAATCCAAAAGCCAGCCAGCCACCTAGCCATGAATGGTTCTACCTCCAGGGTTCACCAGGGTCTCACTCCACCCCAGGGAGAGAACAGTGATGCTGtggtgggagaggaggaggatggggcACTGCTGCTGAGAATCCTGGAGAGCATTGAGAGTTTTGCCCAGGAGCTGGTGGATTCTGGAGCGGGAAGCACAGGTAGTGCAGAGAGGAACAGTGGGAAGGAGCGAGAGGTGATGAGGCTCTTGCAGGACACACTGGCCACCACCGGCAGGGCTGACACCCCAGTggagagcacaaacacaccagctGCTCCCAATGCTCCATCAATCCACATAACCACAGTCCCAGATATACCACCAAAACACTCTCTTGCACATACACCTGTAGCTTCACCTGCACCAACACCTGTACCTGCAGTAACTGAAGATGTGTGCATGGCTACATCTGAACCTGCACCTAAACCTACACCTGACGCTGCCCCCAAATCTCTGCCTGCACCCATACCTGAGCctacaactgaggctacagaTAAAGCCACAGAAGCCTCTACAGGTGAGGCTCATCCAGAATCCATCCCCGCACCTGTAACACCTGCACCTGCAATCTTGCATTCCTCCACACACTCAGCTGAACCTACACCTGTGGCTGCACCTGAGACTCCAACTCCTGTTGCCATCCCAACCATAAACGCCATAAGAGATGCTGCCATTACTGTTGGTGACCCTGCTGCTGTGAGAGACACAGGTTCAACGCTTCTCATCCAGCAGACTCCAGAGGTGATCAGG GTCCAGTCCAAATCAGAGAAGAAACCAGGCACACCCCCACCAGCCCCTGCCCCGGCCACAGCCTCGCCTGCCCCCACACCGCGCTCACCCAGCCCTCCTCCGACTCCGGTGATAgtcacccctcctccccctgccATCAACATTCCCAGGTTCTACTACCCCCGTGGGCTCCCTGCCCTGGGCCTGGTCCCCAATCACGATGCAGCAATTGCTGCCATTGAGACGGCCTTCACTGAGTTTGAGGAGGAGAAGGCTGACATATATGAAATGGGCAAGATCGCAAAG GCATGCGCGTGTCCACTTTACTGGAAGGCCCCAATGTTCTACGCAGCAGGTGGTGAGAGGACTGGCTTTGTATCTGTTCACTCCTTCATCGCAACCTGGAGGAA gTTGTTGCACAGTTGCCACGATGATGCAGCAAGATTTATTTACTTGCTAGCCAAACCTGGTTGTAACTACTTGGAGCAAGAGGACTTCATTCCTCTGCTGCAG GACATAGTGGATACACACCCTGGACTCACATTTCTGAAGGATGCACCTGAATTCCATTCCCGCTACATCACAACG GTGATCCAACGGATATTCTACGTGGTGAACCGTTCGTGGACGGGCCGTATCACCATGATGGAGCTGCGCAGGAGCAACTTCCTGCAGACCCTGGCCCTGCTAGAGGAGGAGGACGATATCAACCAGATCACAGATTACTTCTCCTACGAACACTTCTACGTCATCTACTGCAAGTTCTGGGAGCTGGACACCGACCATGACCTCTACATCGACCCAAAAGACCTGGCAAGATACAACGACCACG CCTCGTCAAACAGAATTATCGAGAGATTGTTTTCAGGGGCTGTTACTCG GGGTAACGCTGTGCAGAGGGAAGGCAGGATGAGCTACGCTGAATTTGTGTGGTTCCTCATATCTGAGGAAGACAAGAAAAATCCCACCAG TGTAGAGTATTGGTTCCGCTGCATGGACGTTGATGGCGATGGCGTCCTGTCTATGTTTGAGTTGGAGTATTTCTATGAAGAACAGTGTGAGAGAATGGAACGGATGGGCATTGAACCTCTGCCCTTTCAAGATTTGCTTTGCCAGATGCTTGACCTGGTCAAACCTGAGAGCTCAG GTAAGATAACCCTGGGTGATTTGAAGCGCTGCCGAATGGCCCACATATTCTTTGACACCTTCTTCAACCTGGAGAAATACCTGGACCATGAACAGAGAGATCCATTTGCTGTGCAAAAG GACATTGACAGTGAAGGTCCAGAGCCATCTGACTGGGATAAATATGCCTCAGAGGAGTATGAGATACTGGTGGCGGAGGAGACTGCAAATGAACAGCTCCATGAGGG GTCATTTGATGACGACTATGAATCTGAGGAGCTTCAAGTCCCTGGAGAGATTgggaataaaatggaaaaactggTCATATCAGACCTGTCAGCATAA